The nucleotide sequence ATTGACTAAAAGTCATAATATTCAACCAAAACCATTTTAGGTGTGAAAAGGTTTAAACAAAAAGGATTGAATGTGTCActtaaaacaatgaaactaaaattggCAGCCAAATTGGTAACCACACTTACAgtattgataagaattttacagtgaatattaattcattagttaGAATAAGCCACGTATTCTGTTTTATCAATCACCATGCCCTAAGTTGAACAAAACCACGGTCTAGCACCTGAAGTaagtttttgattaaataatgaaaatcatatgGTTCAACTAATGTATTGTTCTACCAAATAAGAATTGTCTATTACAGGTATAGTGAATATAATCTTGAAAAGGTAACAGTGATTTAAGGCTCATAACTTGACGCCCAAGAAGACAGGGTCAGAGATTGAAGTACTGGAATAATGATAAAACCTCCTTCCAAGGGTGCTGCAATACCTGTAAATTAGAAACATGTTGAGCaaaggaataaaatattaaaaagagcATGAAGACTTAGCTTCCCGCTAAATGCTCAAACTTTGTCCCAAACTACCTTGTAACTAGTGGTCAAAGACATATTTGAagtatatttaatccaagattccttctggctctgTCATTTCTCCTACTGAGAGGGCATGTTGTGAAGAATAGAATATTTGTAAACGACATCACAAATCTTGTTCTGAGTCTTCCATGACTCGTGGAATTCAAGGGTCTATCGTGAACTGGAATATCATGAAAATGTATTGAGGTTCTATGAATCATATGAACAGCAGCTATGATAGTACTATCAGTTACTGCCTCCGCACAATCTTTAACATGGGAAGAAATTAACGACAGCAGGTTACAGTTCCAAGAAAGTAGTGAAGGAGAATCAGTCAGCCTGCTCAAGCATCCACCGTGGCACACGAGTTGAGTGATGTAAATCTCAGCTTACCTTTATTGGAATGATGAAGAAATGATCAATGCCTTGTGGGTCATTGTCAGCGTtccatgaaaaataagaaaacacatcAATAACAGTAAACGACTAACTAAATGTCTGAGTAAATGTAAATGattcagtattgaaaagagaaaggtgtGATTTAACCCTAGCAATTAATGTTGGCACCACATTATACTGGATTGTGTTTACTGAAAGTTCCCAAAATAAAGAATTCCAATAACAACTGTTCAATAAGATCATTAATAATCCTCTTCTAGAATaggtaaaataacaaatagtaaTGGTATTAATTGTAAAGACACGGATGGCAACAGCCTCCACTGGTATATTGAATAACACAGCAGACATGATGGTTTACATGCTGGTAAACCAGCAGTGACACACCCTCTTCAACTCGCCAATCACATCATTTGTCTTTCCTGTACAAGGAAAATTGCCATAAGGTGACATCATCGGCAGGTCTTAAAAATGTCTCTTGTAAGAAAGGACACGAATGACGATAAGAATGAATCAAGGTTTTAGTATCAGTCAGGTTAGAATGAATATCTCAACAATTGTAATCCATTAAAGTGGCTACTTTCATTTTGAAGTAGTGAAAGAGCTGTGTGGAAAGCCATTTTGTGTTCACGACTGTGGCATTTTAGTCCATTAGAAAGAGGACTGTTGATCTTCATAGACCATACCTTGGGTTGACGAAGCAGATCCTTGTCAGACGAATGAGAATCCATTAAGTGAGTTCATGAATTGTTCCTTGGGACTAAGTGAGGGGGCGAGTATCCACTGGATACTCCCATAGGGATGGAGACTGGAACTAACACAGTGTAGTCAATTTGGCAGTCTTAGCTATTGTGGTCTATGCAACCACAAAAAAGCACAAGACAAAAATATCATGACGAAATGTTTTCAAGTTATCAAATCACTTGAACTAGAAACATAGGAAGGATTTATAATATAAGACCTCACCTTACAGTCCATATAACATGCCATCCATGCATGGCCATATTCCAATctttgattttatatttcattttaatttatttttgcctATGAATAAAGAGAAATATTCAGTACTCACTGATCCCACCTACTGTAACTCCTACAAGAAAACGTACTACACTGCCAAAATAAAAACCACAATTACACCAGGATTTTGTAGGGACTATACCCGAATACCCACCCTCTGAGTATGTCTAGTACTAGCACATAGTTAACTCTAGAAGCATTGAACCATCTGATTAATCCTGAAGAGGTAACCTATAGTTATctgtctataggaattcaaggtgAACGTAGTATATTGCATGCCTTTGAGACCACTTAACAAGTATAGTCTTCTCCTCCTCTTCATAGATCGTCACGCACGGTAAACACTTCAATGGATGTTTAGATTCTAGAGGAGGTAAGCTGTACAAACAAAACTTCACCACAAATAGAAATCCACATTGATGGAGGTTTAAAAGCTTATAAAGATTTATACTCCAATTTTCATGTCAGTTTATATCATCATGTTTGTATGATTGTTTTCAAAGTTGTTGGGTTTTTCTGTATGAAAAAAGCAGTTAAGCTATTAAGCAAGCTAGTTTCATCATTTTTTCACCTAATGATATGTTTATGAGAATTATTCAGTTTCATCATTTTTTCACCTAATGATATGTTTATGAGAATTATTCAGTTTCATCATTTTTTTCACCTAATGATATGTTTATGAGAATTATTCAGTTTCATCATTTTTTTCACCTAATGATATGTTTATGAGAATTATTCAGTGCTAGTTCCTTTCCTACTAACCACTACATTCATTCATTTTGATGAAGCAGCATAATTCTGCTTAGACACCGGATGTGTTGATAAAATTACTTCTGAGAAAAAGTAATCGTAAACTTACACTgataattattaatttctaaatatataatataaagaaaaatagaagagtctaaaaaataataatatgaatataCTATTTCGACACTATTCATAACAACATTTGTCCTTTATTATAGTATTGCTTGAAAGTCACTATgagcaataaatatttaatgctaAGCAAAGAATCTTATTGCGTAATGAAAAAGtgtattaaattattgtattttgaagaATTATTTCATACTGttcgaaatatttattatttttgaaaatacaaccttcgaaataaagtacttacattATCTTGATAATTCTCTATCTGCGTTAAACTGTAGTGTCGCATACTCAGTGGGAACATCTTTCCTAAAAGTAGGTATTTTACTACTATTAGGTAAGGATAAGTCAGCGTACACCAAGCCTTCGTTAGCTTTTGCTGTGGTTGAAGAACAAAGCTAAAAGAAAAGAGTGCATGCTCGTGCTTTGCAGTTAGTCCAGGTTAAATAGTTTCGGTGAGACATCATTCTCTGAGATCATATGTGTGTTACATAACCAACTGAGGCTACTTTATCACCACACGAAATGAGCAACTTTGTATTAAGCTTAAGGTTCATATTTTACTGATTGACGACATAATCAAAATAGACTAATGCATAGGGGATATAGTCTAAATGAATACAGTTCTCGTACTGTTTTTTGATAAACTactacattgaaaatgtattaagCAAAAGCAATGTTTTTGCTCATATCATGATATATGATACATAATAATTAAGCAGCTTAGGCATAAATTATACTAAATTTCTTAGTATAAATGTTGTATCGAACTTACTTCATTTATTGATTTGAAAGTCTTTTCACTTTTATGGATTTATGGGCTTTTACTCTATATTAATTACAGttctttgtatatattatatgcaaaacggctcgttgggttgaaaaatattttacgtagaagagcgaacaacgtttcgaccttcttcggtcaccgtcaggttcacaaagaaagaggtaatgagcgttgttcgctcttctatgtaaaatattttctcaacgcaaacgagccgtttttgcatataaatttctcaacaagtgggtttctcgacatcactgattattagttCTTTGTATAGTTTTTGGTATATTTTTGGGAATTGCCTTTGTAACTTCGAAATTTGAGGAAACGCCTTGAAAACATATTATATGTTTTCTTATGTGCAATATCATTTTAAgttaaactttcaaattaaacTTCGTTATATAGTCATGATTACACAATAAAGGTAAACCAAAGCCTCGCCTCTCTTTTTTAGTCATAAGGTCCTGTCACAACACGTTGCCATTACACAGTTCAGGTAGCGTGAAACACACAGATGGTCCTGTgtttaaaaactttcatttgttttaagaCACGAGATATTGTTTACCAATGATTTTGAAAGCTTGAGCTTTCGTCATACATACCTAACTCTACATAAAACTTAACAAAgtgataaatattatgtatacagGTATTAACTATTGACATAGATGTGAATAGTTAGTATCTGTATACGTGTATGATATAGAATCAGTGGCAATTTTTAACGAGAATGGCTTTAATTCCCAAGAGTTTCTTACAACTATTTATTACCTCTGGCAGCGAACTATTGTTGTGAGTTGTTGCAAACAGGAGATTTCATTTTAGGATGTTTAACTTCAGTTTCTTAAAAGTAAGTTAACAAGAAACTGTATATCTGATGTTTGTAAGACCGTTTTGGGATGGAAGTGTAAGTCTACCattaacattaaaacactgaGTTAGGTACAAATTACATTTAACAGGAGGATATTACCATAATCATGCATTAAGTATTTTGATAAGCTTGTTCATGTGTATGGAGCACAGGTTTTAATTaccaagaaattattttaaaaagcaacAAAATGTTAGTAGCTGCACTCATAGAGACATAAAAGTTATGAGTAAATGTTGGTATAAAAATcgtgaataaatatattatagcaACACCAACAACaatcactaaataaataaatatattaataaaacacaattaacgcaaaacttaaaacattttcaaaaacaagtctaaacattttaataacatacttttatttatttcaaacacttagaaactgaaatatatttctagAGTCATTAAAGcaacaaaacttaaaactacTGTAAAGTAAAACGAAGTATATTAACAGTATTTGTTTCCGAGTAATGGAAGATGTATTCACAAATAGTGTTCGAtattagaaaaaagtaaaaaaattgaaataatgtaCAATTCCTAAAACAAATCCACATCAACAAAagcttattttaaattacatctgAAGTACTTTCttgtaataacaaatattcttcagtaaacaaaatctttacttgtttttcatttaatcttttcttttctttatgttaaAAGGTAATAAATAGCCGTGAAAAcatcaaaaatacaatttttattttgatatgcaTACTACATGGCTTATTTGTAACAACCccataaaattagttttgtttttttatagtattttgtcAGAATTTCTTAGTTTATTTTGATTAGTATTTCCCCTTTATTTAGCTCCTTATTTTCTAGCATCATTTTAGTGGCTTCTGAGATGTCCAGCTTCACAACCAAACAAATGGATACGACAGTTTGAGATTTTATTAAGTACTTTACTACTGCGGGCTTTATTCTACCTGTCATTAcactatattttactgtttaactcAATACTTTCTCTGATCTCAAcgattacattttatttcatgagcctatcattaaatataatttttcaacaaaacTATGAAACTACACATCAActtacattgtattttaaattagtatgaAACGTTTATATTTATGTCCGCctgttcatatttaaatatatatatatatatatatatatgtttatacttacTCCTCTGGAGCTCGCTGAGAAAAGGTTTCATATTTTCATTGGATGGCCTATTTCCATTCTCTGGCCCTGTTTTACCGTTACCTGGAATATTTTGGTATGACGGCTTTCCTGGTGGCTTCTTTTGCTTGGGCTGCTAGAATCTGTGGAAAATTAAAAGGTATACTcctttgaagaaaagaaaagaaaccttAAATGTAGCATTATACTTTATTCTTGCGTAAAACGGCATCAGCCAGTGCCCATTTAAGTTAtaatgtctctctttttcataAACAGTACCTTAAAATTACAACATATCCATATTCATAATCCTCTtagattataatatatatacttaaattatGATATATCTACTTTCATAACCAGAACcctttaaacaataataatatctatgttaatcaattaatttatcttttacagaACAGTTAGAAAAAGTTCCTTAATAATTatcatcaaacattctcgccctttcaaccgtggggacgatataatttgatagtcaatcccactattcgttggtaaaagagtcgcccaagagtttgcggtggttggtgatgactagcttccttccctctagtcttacactgctaaattagggacggctagcactgacagccctcgtgtagctttgcgcaaaattgaaaacaaaccaaaccttaataATTATCACTTTCACTTAATGATAATGCATAATAAATCAATGGATGTGCTATTTTGACGTCTAAAGTATACATAAGAAACATGACAGTATATATGCATTTCCTGATTAAGAGAGAAAGGTCTACACCCCTTCGGAACACATAAATTTTTCTAGGAACCCTTCTATATAAGTCTATAAACAACGGCGaccattaaaaacagaaaaactaaaatagtTGAATAATGTATCAGATTTAATCTAAACAGAAGTCATAAGAGAAtccaaaatttttctttattatttcgcctttcagtggctcagcggtatgtctgcggacttacaacgctaaaaaccgggtttcgatacccgtggtaggcagagcacagatagcctattgtgtagctttcagtgatgtcgagaaacccacttgttgagaaatatatatgcaaaaacggctcgtttgggttgagaaaatattttacatagaaggtcgaaacgttgttcgctcttctatgtaaaatattttctcaacccaaacgagccgtttgtatatatattatgtagctttgtgttaattcaaacaaacaaactttattatttcgAATTTAACTCACTCTAAATATCTCTTCCGACATAAATCATAAAATTACCGCTTTTTTACCATGGATTGACCTTACCAATTAAAGGAGTATAAGTACAAGTATGATTAACctaaaccaaattaaaaaattgttgtggttttattcattatttaattaaatctaaACCATAATAAAACTACTTACGACGTATTCGTCTCTTTTCATAATCATTATGATTACGAGAACGACAATTATGaagacaacaacaacagcaacaacaacagcAGCGATAATGATGACATTTTCATCACCAAAGTCAGGCACCCATCCAGAAGTACctagataaaacaaaataggttaaTCTACTCATATTTCCCTCTTTTTAATTTATAGTAAACGCCAGTTAAACCTGCATTAATGAATAACACTGCTTACCAATAATGCCTGTAACTTCTATAGAGCAAGGAACTGATTCACCAATAGAATTATTTGCTGTGCAGTAATACGTTCCAAAGTACTTTGGAGCTGCCTCGGGTAAGGTCAGAATACTTCTCCTTTCTTCGAACTTTGCTAACTCTTCAAACGTTTCATTGTCTTTCATCCACGTAAAGTTGACAAACTCAGGATTGGCCTGCACCTCACATATCAACGTTGTTTGTTCCTGGTCGTTTTTGCTTTCATACATTATACATTCCGGtttatctgaaaagaaaaacTACTGGGTATTTATTGAGCCTAACTGATTTATAAAAaggtattatttatttagaagatTAGTTATGGTAATAACATATTTGTCAAATCAACTtgtattaacttgtatatatatatatatatatacgaaccCGGAAATAGATCTTTACTTTAGATAAACTTTTTAAGCAATTCAtattaaaaatgacaattttaaaggtattttctgttttatctttCAAAGAGTCTTATCATGTACTAACACATATTGTTCaagtaaaattatgaatatttcaatttttttgaaaattattaattatctaaTTTTTTACTCAACAGTGATAATTCTGATCCCAACAAACATGAATCTTTGGAAAAGAACGTTCGCAGACGAATAAAAGATtatattgttttcactgttgGTAGCTAAATTTCAAAGGTAACTTTTATGATAATAACATACCACTATGTAGTTCTTTCAAATTATAGTTTCCAGAGAATTCAACCATAAACTAAGTTATAGTGCTGCATGATTAAAACAAACTTCTGAAAGATGTTTgcacaagtaaaatatatttgaacgtacttattttatttaattctttctcTAAAAATGTGCAATTTGAGAAATTAGACCCACGTCTTATCAGTccttagaatatatatatatatatatttgttttgatatttacaaaatataaaagtatatgcattattcaaaataataacaatatgagGTTTTTTACGTGACTTTTTTTGTATACTTATCTGCtacagaataattaaataacGTTGTATCTAAGGTGACTATTAATATTAAAGGTTACATTCAATAAAACTAGTTGTGCTTCTTCTTCAGTACGTACACATAACATTGATCAGTGTTTCCATCGATGCTTGCCCGTGTCTGTTTGAAGCAACACATTCGTAGAATCCCGCCCTCTCTCGGGGTATGCTGTAATTAAGGAAGAGCTCCGAAGTATCAGCGATAACAAAGTTTGAGTATTTCCAAATATACTCGCTAGGAGGCCAAGAATCTGCTTTGCACTTAACTTTGTCGGGTACTTCTCTTTCCACGACATCTATCCATGTTGTAGATAGGGTAATATTTTCCGGTGGGTCTGGAAAAATATAAGCAAGATCTCTGTAATGCAATTTAACATTTCATCCTTTTAAAGGCAGCTTTCCCTACTGATTCTCGGTCCTAATAATATAGAATCACTTTTGAAAGACGAACATTTGGTTTACCGCTCTCTCTGAAATATCAGCATAAATTATTAGAGTTATGTATAATACGTTAAGTTTTATACATGAACCATAAAAAGCACGCGTTTTAAGAGTAATAACACAAGCAACGATTAAACTCAAGTAATCATAAGTAATATTTACTCACAACAAGTAACATTATTTGTCATTGAAACAAACTCATTAACCTACTGGTACTAAATTTCcactttatatttcaaaatataaactgCACGAAACGTAAGGAactgatgtgtttgtttttttgaattccgagaaaagctacacgagggatattgcgttatccgtccctaaggaaaggcagctagttatcaccacccaccgccaactcttggtccaTTCGATGATAaacgattagtggaattgactgtcacattaaaacaccctcacggctgaaagagcgaaaatgtttggtgcgaccaggtttcgaacccacgaccttcagcttgcaagtcaagtgccttaacacctggccatgctgatcCCGAATTGATGTGTGACGCTAGATTTGTAGAACATTGGTAACTTCATTACAATAAAAGCATATATGGGCATACAAATAAACTCAATATATTGTTCtagtatataatttaattattcctAGCTTTATACTACTTTTCGAAATGAATCAATTGAAACAAGGTAAATAATTTATCCAATATCAGAACGTTTCTAGATATTAGTGATTAAAGTTGCCTAATAAAAGCTTATAAATCACAAAGTAAAACGTATCACATTAAGTTTCTGGAAGAAGATTTATTTCCACAAAAGTATAGGATATTGCGTCTAAAACTGAGCAAAAAAGATTCACAAATCCACAgtacaagtaaattaaataaataatagcgctgtatttatttttaaattcatatctaagattttttcacatatatatatattttttttacataaatgataaaacacgtgttaaagttaacaaatgtagTATGTtaaggtatgtatatatatgttataacaataatttaatgtgttttgtttcagcTTAAAAATTATAGGTATAATGTAATTAATCAGAGGCTCGGTTTACTGTTTCTAACGCAATCCTTCCTCatggttttatttacttatttaacttcatttaaatgtatttattgaatttcactaatataaatatataatgacaGTAAAGTAAACATTACTATATTAATGATTgaataattttgtggaatattttttatcaagtagtttaatacaaacatataataaaacgtTACATATACTTGAATCGTGTATTACAATAATttgggattttttttattttaaaagaaatgttttgctCTCTAGACGTGATTGATAACCTCAAAgacatctttaatatattttcaaataataaaacaccGATGAtcgaaaaaacaaatatttagataaCTAACATAAAAAGGCATTATAAAAAGTAATCACTAAAGATGAAACCTTTCGAACCTTACAAGGAACAAACTTTTACACTAGAAAAGGTTAGAAGAGAGAAGAGCCCCCAGTGACATTACAACACCCTGCTTGCAAATAACCGTCATCCATGAAATGGCTGTCTTCTATGGGCGAAAACAGAACGACAAAACTAGAATGTTGACAAGCAAGACGTAATTTTCCAACTTTTCTATTTTCTTGGTTCGTATCTTAACAACAGTATGACAGATGTTTAAAAATTGGCTTTCACTCTAATGTCAATCCCCAGCGGCACAGCGCTATGTTTGTGGCCTTATATTGCTAAAATGCGGGTTTaattacccgtggtgggcagagcaaagatagccgtttgtgtagctttgttcttaattacaaacaacaataatactcTGATGTCAACTATAGTGACAAGTTCTTGCACACAATTGGAAGAAAAAAGTACTAAACGCGAGCAGGCGTATACCTCTTGATTACTGGCTCACGTTACGATTCCATATACTTTCCATTCATTTTTATCGCTACTTGGGGATCCGTTATCTTTAATTTAGCTCCAAACTGAAATATGTGAACGTTTGCTCATGACGTCCAGTTTTATTCTAGCCCTAAGATTTACAATCAGCATGATAATCTACGTCGATCACAAAAGATCATCTACAACACTAACCAGAGTACAACATTAATTCAACTTGCCTTTTATACAATATCACTACGCTGTAAACAACAGATCAGGTGCAATGATATCAGCTCTGATATAAACAACTGAAATCTACTGTTATACATAGGTTAGTAAAGAAAGCACGCTGAAACGAATAGTACTGGTAGGAATGACAAAGTAATTCTTAAGTTTTTACtgaatattagttatattaaagttttatcacAAGCCATGAGATTTACTctcaataatacattattaaataatgtgaaaaataaaataatcattaaaacttGTCATTATAAACGTTCTGTAAGCAagctaaatattttatgtacatgaTTTTCGAGAGAAATACTAAGCTAATAACACAATACTTAACTCACTTAACAAGCTAACAAACGTTCCTGACACTGACGAATTATTTTAGTACTATAAGTAGTTTTAATTACACAAACTATAACACACAATATAAGTTAACTGATAGCAGCCTTCTGTAAATACCTTACTACACAGtgctttaaaacaatgttttgaacaCTTTAAGCAATCAGTATATCACAGCACACTGAATAAAGTACGCCATGTTTTGATTTAATGCCTATTTATTTTGCATACTGTCTAAATGACCAAGGTTTAGCCTCAGTCgtcattaatataaaactactgaCCATAGTGAACAACACGTCAAAAAGTGCCCCTACATGGCTATTCTCGGTCGAATAACAGGCGTTGACTTCCTCGGTTataaaatctttataataaaagtgtagAACAGTTTTGTGGCATGTAGATGCTTGAACCCTAGACTTTCTGATTCGCAGCCTAACATGCTAACTAGCAGGCCATGCTTGACAATTAAATAAAAGACGTTCCcaagtggcacagctgtatgacTGCAGacctacaacgctagaatctgggtttctaTACCCCTGacgggcagagcatagataacccattgtgtagctctatgcttaattacaaacaaacaaacaaacaaacaaataaaagataattacGAGT is from Tachypleus tridentatus isolate NWPU-2018 chromosome 2, ASM421037v1, whole genome shotgun sequence and encodes:
- the LOC143245620 gene encoding neural cell adhesion molecule 1-B-like, coding for MFEAIKAQNYTTDPVRLSTRGNYTCAAVNDVGSGPKGFIRLIGKAPPSVIDSLPPIHGAPKDASDVSISCRIECDPLCDIEWLRNGESIMDNDLFFVKTTVHPEEFLTNRFKSVVSTLHWNLTGGGLNRNNDNANYTCRSNGNIVGPGVYTSTYFKVEYPPENITLSTTWIDVVEREVPDKVKCKADSWPPSEYIWKYSNFVIADTSELFLNYSIPRERAGFYECVASNRHGQASMETLINVMYKPECIMYESKNDQEQTTLICEVQANPEFVNFTWMKDNETFEELAKFEERRSILTLPEAAPKYFGTYYCTANNSIGESVPCSIEVTGIIGTSGWVPDFGDENVIIIAAVVVAVVVVFIIVVLVIIMIMKRDEYVILAAQAKEATRKAVIPKYSR